A portion of the Scleropages formosus chromosome 15, fSclFor1.1, whole genome shotgun sequence genome contains these proteins:
- the ralgapa1 gene encoding ral GTPase-activating protein subunit alpha-1 isoform X4, whose product MFSKKPHGDVKKSTQKVLDPKKDVLTRLKHLRIVIENSESVDLKHFFDQNYSHIYYVFFENFVTIEANLKQKGHKSQREELDSILFIFEKILQLLPERIQGLWQFHSIGLILKKLLHTGNSLKIRREGVRLFLLWMQALQTSCQQEQLWIFACLIPGFPPPSSEHGPRTLDGLVNPPLSLQDTQVTPEEISPLVPPQSGDKGQEDLTGYFLEALLKYMVNQAKSLEWKCKENHEKGFAFLFGNFKKYYLPHIFPNFSNETSLYSPILEIPHMRPKPHYIIVKRDPETNEAIYCTKEMYLNARVIFIRWLVSFWLEPRATGGTHIPGMDGDNVPKNIQKAAAGLAAREEGLARGSEGLDGGGEPEQSHSNTSTLTEREPSSSSLCSVDEEHLTDIEVLRKVFCSSRANVNFITEVFRQAFLLPMCEAAAMRKVVRVYQEWISQEDKPIFMREPEEDRCFHPTANPGNSADHGLDKEREEEKALKTPSSGRNPGGVRGPSCKGPEESVCAGVQATLQVFITNSSNVFLLEPANDIKFLLEEHVDMCKRVLNIYRSLVMHETMDQKTWEQILLVLLRVTECVMKKPPSIMPQGKKNTLSGRLAGAIFQTLIVAWIKGNLNVYISRELWDELLQVLSSLTSWEELVTEWSLTMETLTKVLARNLYSLDLGELPLDKLSEQKQKKHKGKGGVHEGQKLSVDRSFSKGWSRDPPGQVLMRQRSATTAGSPGIEKARSIVRQKTVDLEDPPVATRGPRTRHFSQGEDTPPSEVFSASAEEQPLPRSSSTSDIMEPFIAERVKGALPVPDSPSLTGPGSTLDVGDSIYDHLCQMGGALGGLLSAPIPILPTQGDVGEREEDVEEEDDLLASLRDYLSQGGMVGSEQAEEQDSGRLRAAQGESADSADEDSVDQQEQLEHPEQPEQDVYKCLEHCSKESQGGGTLLRQDASDWESEPPPQAHGPTGPMALKARLSRKRPGGVHVSFRPSTESVQFHNPPEHKEGLWKTRLRRLSHFSSTGGHTTVSAGLSPLSGDLLPEREVVTRRRLGRGSLMPRSRSRSQESGCSHWQQQQGALGGVYKSVVHALSKPKAHASPQRHSRAAAEAPLRELYSHVMGYFGRKSPANKEDLGQSLRVASTDADSSNPNISDLMDEFIQERLRTRNTAGMTRRGSSPGSLEIPKDFPDLLTRQSAMRPADDPGVPSEWTSPASASGSDLISSDSQSDSFSAFQEDGCKFENFSFGPEGCSVSCLEQDGLGVPMQTAEEQELASLTTLRIDSETSSLSQLGLSADTATITGSDSASPAHSPRCSPSQTPSPATLNAEPIEHKELQLDQKLHHSVLQTPDDLETSEFPTEDCSVMAGGTLTGWHADVATVMWRRMLGILGDVNAIKDPEIHAQVFDYLCELWQNLAKIRDNLGISLDNQSSPPPPALIPPLRILTPWLFKATMLTDRFKQGKLHAYKLICKIMKRRQDVSPNSDFLTHFYNIMHGGLLHVDQDIVNTIIKHCSPRFFSIGLPGATMLILDFIVAASRVTACSSLNAPRVEAQILLGSLVCFPNLYEELPALHPTTADMVMTKFRDVKEHIIKHILSSAREEPSAPARCVALCSLGLWLCEELMHNTCHPQIKDALNVLCVTLKFPNKTVALVASDIVHLLINYVDDLQKFPPDTPKKIIEVLIATITHLLPSTESSPHELDKRLVVSLLLCLLDWVMALPPITLLQPIRTLGPEKSDKSVLSCIYKVLHGCVYGAQNFSNPKYFPIHLSDLATADYDPLLPLDSLKEPEPLHSPDSERSSKLQPVTEVKSRMQHGLISIAARTVITHLVNHLGHYPMSGGPAMLTSQVCENHDNPYSESPDLSAELFDSPNLQFFVLNGTTLLSSLQIHAEDNVPGGGMAAGLTSAAACVRLIVRDISGKYSWDSAVLYGPPQCIQSGLSPSLVVPPHHTQNGPQGTEHELQGEEQQEEAELTLEEAELEEEGQENGEDEAALEFAAPLAKRRCREVVPSWDSMQDGEDALDEMLQYLGVSSPECLQRAGTPLNVPAPPPSCVSEKMENDVINAILKQFTEEKDFSERRDHNLHMCAMQQEQPIPQKPQSAFYYCRLLLNLLGMNSWEKRSSFHLLKKNEKLLRELKNLDSRQCRETHKIAVFYVAEGQEDKHSILSNTSGSLAYEDFVSGLGWEVDLTTHCGFMGGLQRNRSTGLTMPYFATSTVEVMFHVSTRMPPDSDDSLTKKLRHLGNDEVHIVWSEHSRDYRRGIIPTEFGDVLIIIYPMKNHMYSIQILKKPEVPFFGPLFDGAIVDEKILPTVVRATAINASRALKSLIPLYQNFYEERARYLETIVQHHLEPTTFEDYAAQVFCPAPFHQLPSEAGSCPESQQGESPAAQVDGSDLASPMSPRASKSRMSMKLRRSSGSANKT is encoded by the exons atgttttcaaaaaagcCTCATGGAGACGTCAAGAAGTCGACACAGAAAGTGTTGGACCCGAAGAAGGACGTGTTGACGCGTCTGAAGCACCTCCGGATCGTCATAG AGAATTCAGAGTCAGTTGACCTGAAGCACTTCTTTGACCAGAACTACTCCCACATCTACTACGTGTTCTTTGAAAATTTTGTCACAATTGAAGCCAACCTAAAACAGAAAG GTCACAAATCTCAAAGGGAGGAGCTTGACTCCATTCTATTCATATTTGAG AAAAttctccagctgctgcctgAGCGAATCCAGGGACTATGGCAGTTCCACAGCATTG GGTTGATCCTCAAGAAACTGCTCCACACTGGCAACTCCTTAAAG ATTCGGCGGGAAGGTGTACGACTCTTCTTGCTGTGGATGCAGGCCCTGCAGACCAGCTGCCAGCAAGAGCAGCTGTGGATATTTGCGTGTCTCATCCCTGGATTCCCGCCCCCATCCTCAGAGCATGGCCCCCGAACTCTTGATGGCCTTGTCAACCCACCGCTCAGTCTCCAGGACA CTCAAGTCACTCCTGAAGAGATCAGCCCCCTTGTGCCCCCTCAATCTGGAGACAAAGGCCAGGAAGATCTAACTGGCTACTTCCTAGAAGCACTTTTGAAATACATGGTAAACCAG GCAAAAAGTCTGGAGTGGAAATGCAAAGAGAACCATGAGAAGGGATTTGCCTTCTTATTTGGAAACTTTAAGAAGTATTACCTTCCCCACATCTTTCCTAACTTCTCCAATGAGACCAGTCTGTACAGTCCTATACTGG AAATTCCGCACATGAGACCAAAGCCTCATTACATCATAGTAAAGAGGGACCCAGAGACCAATGAAGCCATTTATTGCACTAAGGAGATGTACCTGAACGCCCGGGTGATCTTCATCCGCTGGCTAGTGTCCTTCTGGTTGGAACCACGAGCCACTGGTGGGACACACATCCCTGGAATGGACGGGGACAACGTGCCAAAGAACATCCAG aaagcagcagcaggatTAGCAGCACGGGAGGAGGGGTTGGCCCGGGGGTCAGAAGGCTTGGATGGAGGAGGCGAGCCAGAGCAGTCGCACTCCAACACCAGTACACTGACAGAGAGGGAGCCCAGCTCCTCCAGTCTGTGCAGCGTGGATGAGGAGCACCTCACAGACATTGAGGTGCTACGCAAGGTCTTTTGCTCTTCTAGAGCCAATGTCAATTTCATCACGGAGGTCTTCCGACAG GCCTTCCTGCTGCCTATGTGTGAGGCAGCAGCCATGCGGAAGGTGGTTCGAGTCTACCAGGAGTGGATCTCTCAGGAGGACAAGCCTATCTTCATGAGGGAGCCTGAGGAGGACCGCTGCTTCCATCCCACTGCCAACCCTGGAAACTCTGCAGATCACGGACTGGACAAAGAGAGGGAGGAA GAGAAAGCACTGAAAACCCCCAGTAGTGGCAGGAACCCCGGCGGGGTCCGAGGTCCCTCCTGCAAGGGGCcagaggagagtgtgtgtgcaggagtgCAGGCAACTCTGCAG GTATTTATCACCAACTCCTCCAATGTCTTCCTTCTGGAACCAGCCAATGACATAAAGTTCCTCCTTGAGGAGCATGTGGACATGTGCAAGCGGGTCCTCAACATCTACCGCAGCCTGGTCATGCATGAGACAATGGACCAGAAAACATG GGAACAGATCCTTCTGGTGCTCCTCCGTGTGACAGAATGTGTGATGAAGAAACCTCCCTCCATCATGCCCCAGGGAAAGAAGAACACCCTCTCTGGGAGGTTAGCGGGGGCCATCTTTCAG ACGCTAATCGTGGCCTGGATCAAGGGCAACCTGAATGTGTACATCTCACGTGAGCTGTGGGACGAGCTGCTGCAAGTGCTGTCCTCACTCACATCCTGGGAGGAGCTGGTCACTGAGTGGTCCCTTACCATGGAGACACTCACCAAGGTGCTCGCGCGCAACCTCTACAGCCTGGACCTAGGCGAGCTGCCTCTGGACAAGCTCagcgagcagaagcagaagaagcaTAAGGGGAAAG GGGGTGTTCACGAGGGTCAGAAGCTGTCTGTGGACCGGTCTTTCTCGAAGGGCTGGAGCCGTGACCCTCCAGGGCAGGTGCTGATGAGGCAGCGTAGTGCCACCACTGCAGGCTCACCGGGTATTGAGAAAGCCAGGAGCATTGTCCGCCAGAAGACAGTGG ACCTGGAGGACCCCCCTGTGGCGACACGCGGCCCTCGCACACGACATTTCTCCCAGGGTGAGGACACGCCTCCCTCTGAGGTTTTCTCCGCGTCTGCTGAGGAACAGCCCCTCccccgcagcagcagcacatctgACATCATGGAGCCCTTCATCGCCGAGCGGGTCAAAGGTGCACTTCCTGTTCCCGACAGTCCGTCTCTTACTGGCCCTGGCTCTACTCTAGATGTGGGGGATAGCATCTATGACCACCTATGTCAGATGGGGGGGGCATTAGGGGGGCTCCTGAGTGCCCCTATACCTATTCTGCCCACCCAGGGAGATGTGGGAGAAAGGGAGGAGGAtgtggaggaggaagatgacCTGCTGGCCTCTCTCAGGGATTACCTGTCACAAGGGGGGATGGTAGGTAGTGAGCAGGCAGAGGAGCAGGATTCAGGCAGGTTGAGAGCAGCGCAGGGGGAGAGTGCTGACTCTGCAGATGAGGACAGCGTAGaccagcaggagcagctggagcacCCGGAACAGCCAGAGCAGGACGTCTACAAGTGTTTAGAACACTGCAGCAAGGAATcccagggtggtgggactctgCTCCGGCAGGACGCCAGTGACTGGGAGTCCGAGCCACCCCCTCAAGCACATGGTCCCACGGGCCCCATGGCCCTGAAGGCACGGCTGAGCAGAAAACGTCCAGGCGGAGTGCATGTTAGCTTTCGGCCATCCACAGAGTCTGTGCAGTTCCACAACCCTCCGGAGCACAAGGAGGGACTCTGGAAGACTCGCCTCCGCAGGCTCAGCCACTTCAGCAGCACTGGGGGCCACACCACTGTGAGTGCAGGACTGAGCCCGCTGTCTGGGGACTTGCTGCCAGAGAGGGAAGTGGTGACACGCCGACGGCTGGGCCGTGGTTCCCTGATGCCCAGGTCCAGGTCCCGGAGCCAGGAATCTGGCTGCAGTCACTGGCAGCAGCAACAGGGGGCGCTGGGCGGGGTGTATAAATCTGTCGTACATGCTCTCTCCAAGCCAAAGGCCCACGCATCcccacagcggcacagcagggcAGCGGCCGAGGCACCCCTGAGGGAGCTCTACTCACATGTAATGGGCTATTTTGGAAGGAAATCACCAG CCAACAAGGAGGACCTGGGCCAAAGCTTGCGTGTGGCTTCCACAGATGCGGACAGCAGCAACCCCAACATCAGTGACCTCATGGACGAATTCATCCAAGAGAGGCTGAGGACCCGAAACACTGCG GGAATGACCCGGCGGGGCAGTAGCCCTGGAAGCCTTGAGATCCCCAAGGACTTTCCAGACCTGTTGACCCGGCAGAGTGCTATGCGGCCAGCAGATGACCCAGGAGTACCCTCAGAGTGGACCTCGCCAGCAAGTGCCAGTGGTAGTGATCTCATCAGCTCTGACAGCCAATCAGACTCCTTTAGTGCCTTCCAGGAGGATGGCTGCAAGTTTGAAA ACTTCAGCTTTGGGCCAGAGGGCTGCAGTGTGAGCTGTCTGGAGCAGGATGGTCTCGGGGTCCCAATGCAGACGGctgaggagcaggagctggccaGCCTAACTACCCTCCGCATTGACTCAGAGACCAGCAGTTTAAGCCAGCTGGGTCTGTCAGCTGACACTGCAACCATCACTG GGTCAGACAGTGCTTCGCCAGCGCATTCCCCCCGCTGCTCCCCATCGCAGACCCCATCTCCTGCTACACTCAATGCAGAGCCCATTGAGCACAAGGAGTTGCAGCTGGACCAGAAACTGCACCACTCTGTGCTGCAAACCCCCGACGATCTGG AGACCAGCGAATTCCCTACAGAAGACTGCAGCGTCATGGCAGGAGGAACCCTGACTGGCTGGCATGCTGATGTTGCCACGGTGATGTGGAGGCGTATGCTTGGCATCCTGGGAGATGTTAATGCCATCAAGGACCCAGAGATCCATGCTCAGGTGTTTGACTACCTGTGTGAGCTGTGGCAGAACCTGGCCAAG ATTAGAGACAACTTGGGCATATCCCTGGACAACCAGAGTTCCCCACCTCCACCAGCTCTAATTCCACCCCTGCGCATCTTGACACCCTGGCTTTTCAAG GCAACCATGCTGACTGACAGGTTCAAGCAGGGGAAGCTGCATGCCTACAAGCTCATTTGCAAGATCATGAAGCGGCGGCAGGATGTCTCTCCCAACTCAGACTTCCTCACACACTTCTACAACATCATGCACGGTGGTCTGCTACATGTGGACCAG GACATAGTGAACACCATCATAAAGCACTGCTCCCCACGTTTCTTCTCCATTGGTCTACCAGGGGCCACTATGCTCATCCTGGACTTCATCGTGGCGGCTAGCAGGGTGACGGCCTGCTCCTCCCTCAAT GCCCCACGAGTGGAGGCTCAGATCCTGTTGGGTTCATTAGTATGTTTCCCCAACCTGTACGAAGAGCTGCCTGCTCTGCACCCCACAACTGCGGACATGGTCATGACCAAGTTCAGGGACGTCAAG GAACACATCATCAAACACATACTGAGCTCTGCTAGAGAAGAGCCCTCAGCCCCAGCCAG GTGTGTGGCGCTGTGCAGTCTTGGACTCTGGCTGTGTGAGGAACTGATGCACAACACCTGCCACCCACAGATCAAGGATGCCCTCAATGTTCTCTGTGTCACCCTTAAG TTCCCCAACAAGACCGTAGCCCTTGTGGCCTCAGACATTGTCCACCTGCTCATCAACTATGTGGATGACCTTCAGAAGTTCCCACCTGACACACCCAAGAAAATAATTGAG GTCCTCATTGCCACCATCACACACTTGTTGCCATCCACAGAATCCTCACCCCATGAGCTGGATAAGCGG CTGGTGGTGTCCCTGCTGCTGTGCCTGCTGGACTGGGTTATGGCACTGCCACCCATAACCCTGCTGCAGCCCATCCGTACACTTGGCCCAGAGAAATCCGACAAGTCCGTTCTTAGCTGCATCTATAAG GTTCTTCACGGGTGTGTGTATGGGGCCCAGAACTTCAGCAATCCCAAGTACTTTCCTATTCACCTGTCGGACCTGGCCACTGCTGACTATGACCCGCTGCTCCCGTTGGACAGCTTGAAAGAGCCAGAACCACTGCATTCTCCCGATTCGGAACGCTCATCTAAGCTGCAGCCTGTTACAGAGG TGAAGAGCCGCATGCAGCATGGCCTGATCTCCATAGCGGCGCGTACTGTCATCACGCATCTGGTCAATCACCTAGGTCACTACCCTATGAGTGGTGGGCCAGCCATGCTGACCAGTCAGGTGTGTGAGAACCACGACAACCCCTACAGTGAGAGTCCTGACCTGTCAGCTGAGCTCTTTGACAGCCCTAACCTGCAGTTTTTTGTGCTCAACGGCACCACATTACTATCAAGCCTGCAGATCCATGCGGAAGACAATGTCCCTGGTGGCGGCATGGCAGCTGGCCTCACCAGTGCTGCTGCTTGTGTGCGCCTCATCGTGCGTGACATCTCCGGCAAGTACTCATGGGACTCTGCAGTACTCTACGGGCCACCCCAATGTATTCAGTCCGGCCTTTCCCCTAGCCTTGTAGTCCCACCTCACCATACTCAGAATGGTCCACAGGGGACAGAGCATGAACTGCAAGGGGAAGaacagcaggaagaggcagagTTGACCCTGGAGGAGgcggagctggaggaagagggccAGGAGAATGGTGAAGATGAGGCTGCGCTAGAGTTTGCAGCACCCCTTGCAAAGCGTCGGTGCCGAGAGGTTGTGCCATCCTGGGACTCAATGCAGGATGGGGAGGATGCATTAGATGAGATGCTGCAGTACCTAGGTGTAAGCAGTCCAGAATGCCTACAGCGGGCTGGCACCCCACTCAACGTACCTGCCCCACCTCCCTCCTGCGTCTCCGAAAAGATGGAGAATGATGTCATCAATGCCATCCTTAAACAGTTCACAGAGGAGAAGGACTTCAGCGAACGCCGAGACCACAATCTCCACATGTGTGCTATGCAGCAAGAGCAGCCAATCCCTCAGAAGCCCCAGTCAGCTTTCTACTACTGCCGACTGCTGCTCAACCTGCTTGGTATGAACTCCTGGGAGAAAAG GAGCAGCTTCCACCTCCTGAAGAAGAATGAGAAGTTGTTGAGGGAGTTAAAGAATTTGGATTCCAGACAGTG CCGAGAGACGCACAAGATCGCTGTGTTCTATGTGGCTGAGGGCCAGGAGGACAAGCACTCGATCCTGTCCAATACAAGTGGCAGCCTGGCTTATGAAGATTTTGTATCTGGACTGGGCTGGGAG GTGGACCTCACCACCCACTGTGGTTTCATGGGTGGCCTGCAGCGGAACCGCAGCACTGGGCTTACCATGCCCTACTTTGCAACCTCTACCGTGGAAGTCATGTTTCACGTGTCTACACGCATGCCGCCTGACTCTGATGACTCACTTACAAAAAAG